A DNA window from Sphaeramia orbicularis chromosome 22, fSphaOr1.1, whole genome shotgun sequence contains the following coding sequences:
- the dmac2l gene encoding ATP synthase subunit s, mitochondrial: protein MRLLSKAVQAAAVSQKGQSCRHFWGWLNAVFNRVDYERIKAVGPDRAAAEWLLRCGAKVRFQGFDRWHHDYNGLPTGPLGRYKIQGIDATESCIMHKGFDHLDGLKYVDEIKFCKCIYIEDSCLERLSSIENLQDSLYMLEVVSCGNVTDKGIIALHKLRNLEYLFLSDLPGIKDKETTVHRLQTALPRLDIHLDLD from the exons ATGAGGCTTTTATCGAAGGCGGTGCAGGCTGCAGCTGTGAGTCAGAAAGGGCAGAGCTGCAGACATTTCTGGGGTTGGCTTAATGCTGTTTTCAACAG AGTGGACTATGAGAGGATCAAAGCTGTCGGTCCAGATCGAGCTGCAGCTGAGTGGCTGCTGAGATGTGGAGCCAAAGTGAGGTTTCAAGGTTTCGATCGCTGGCATCACGACTACAACGGACTGCCAACTGGACCTCTGGGCAGATACAAGATCCAGGGGATTGATGCGACTGAATCCTGCATCATGCACAAAGGGTTTGACCACCTGG ATGGTTTGAAATACGTGGACGAAATCAAGTTCTGTAAGTGTATCTACATTGAGGACAGCTGTCTGGAGAGGCTGAGCTCCATAGAGAATCTGCAGGACAGTTTGTACATGTTGGAGGTGGTGTCATGTGGAAATGTGACTGATAAGGGCATCATTGCCCTGCATAAACTCAG GAACCTGGAGTATCTGTTTCTAAGTGATCTTCCTGGCATCAAAGACAAAGAGACAACTGTTCATCGATTACAGACAGCACTTCCACGTCTGGACATACATCTGGACTTGGACTGA